From Etheostoma cragini isolate CJK2018 chromosome 14, CSU_Ecrag_1.0, whole genome shotgun sequence, the proteins below share one genomic window:
- the atp5if1a gene encoding ATPase inhibitor A, mitochondrial, producing MSRILLRANLRRCVASQIRLASDQLGELGKGAGKGGGGGGSVREAGGAFGKREAAEEERYFRQKEKEQMEALRKHHTEEIDHHKKEIERLQKEINRHKGKIRKLTHDD from the exons ATGTCAAGAATTCTTCTTAGAGCAAACCTAAGGAGATGCGTCGCCTCTCAGATTAGACTGGCATCGGATCAG CTTGGTGAGCTGGGAAAGGGAGCAGGCaaaggtggaggtggaggaggctCTGTGAGGGAGGCAGGGGGTGCATTTGGAAAGCGAGAAGCGGCAGAGGAGGAGCGGTACTTCAG GCAGAAGGAGAAGGAGCAGATGGAGGCGCTGAGGAAGCATCACACAGAGGAGATTGATCACCACAAGAAAGAGATAGAGCGCCTACAGAAGGAGATTAACCGCCACAAGGGCAAAATCAGAAAGCTGACACACGATGACTGA
- the LOC117956716 gene encoding heterogeneous nuclear ribonucleoprotein R isoform X2, which translates to MAAAEVNGSSAPAKEEEEPMDVTTTHTENYQTLIDAGLPQKVAESLDNIFQTGLVAYVDLDERAIDALREFNEEGALTVLQQFKESDLSHVQNKSAFLCGVMKTYRQREKQGSKVQESTKGPDEVKIKALLERTGYTLDVTTGQRKYGGPPPEDVFKGIQPGIGTEVFVGKIPRDLYEDELVPLFESAGDIWDLRLMMDPLSGQNRGYAFITYCNKDDAQKAVKLCDNHEIRPGKYLGVCISVANNRLFVGSIPKNKTRESILEDFGKVTEGLQEVILYHQPDDKKKNRGFCFLEYEDHKSAAQARRRLMSGKVKVWGNPVTVEWADPVAEPDPEVMAKVKVLFVRKLATAVTEELLEKTFSQFGKLERVKKLKDYAFVHFEERDAAVKAMDEMNGKELGGEEIEIVLAKPPDKKRKERQAARQTTRNTGYDDYYYYPPPRMPPPGRGRGRGGRGGYSYPPDYYGYDDYYDDYYGYDYHDYRGGYEDPYYGYEDVYSIRGRGTRPSRGGPPPPRARGAPLTRGRGGYAQRGPPLGGPRGGRGGRGAPFQPQRGRGPRGARGNRGGNVGGKRKADVFNQPDSKRRQTNNQQNWGSQPIAQQPLQQGADYSGGETLRAAPLE; encoded by the exons ATGGCTGCCGCTGAGGTAAACGGTAGCTCAGCCCCGGCtaaggaggaagaagagccCATGGATgtgacaacaacacacaccGAAAACTACCAGACACTTATTGACGCTGGGCTGCCCCAGAAAGTGGCTGAAAGTCTAGATAACATCTTCCAAACGG GCTTGGTGGCCTATGTTGATCTAGATGAAAGGGCCATTGATGCACTTCGTGAGTTCAATGAGGAGGGAGCACTTACTGTGCTTCAGCAATTCAAAGAGAGTGACCTGTCCCACGTACAG aATAAAAGTGCTTTCCTCTGTGGAGTCATGAAGActtacagacagagagaaaaacaaggaagTAAAGTACAAGAGTCCACAAAGGGCCCAGATGAGGtgaaaataaag gctCTGTTGGAGCGGACAGGATACACCCTGGATGTCACCACAGGGCAGAGAAAATATGGCGGTCCACCACCTGAGGATGTGTTCAAAGGAATACAACCAGGGATTGGAACTGAG GTGTTTGTTGGAAAAATTCCAAGGGATTTGTATGAAGATGAGCTGGTGCCGCTCTTTGAATCAGCTGGCGACATCTGGGACCTTCGGCTAATGATGGACCCTCTCTCTGGTCAGAATAGGGGTTACGCCTTCATCACATACTGCAATAAGGATGATGCACAAAAGGCTGTAAAGCTT tgtgaTAACCATGAAATCCGCCCTGGCAAGTACTTGGGAGTGTGTATATCTGTTGCAAACAATCGCCTGTTTGTTGGATCAATTCCAAAGAACAAGACAAGGGAAAGTATATTGGAAGACTTTGGCAAAGTTACAG AGGGGCTCCAAGAGGTTATATTGTACCACCAGCCCGATGACAAGAAGAAGAACCGTGGCTTCTGTTTCCTGGAGTACGAGGATCACAAGTCTGCAGCACAAGCTCGCCGCCGCCTAATGAGTGGCAAGGTCAAAGTGTGGGGGAACCCAGTCACTGTAGAGTGGGCTGACCCGGTTGCTGAGCCAGACCCGGAAGTCATGGCTAAG GTCAAGGTGCTTTTCGTAAGAAAGCTGGCCACAGCAGTGACGGAAGAGCTCCTCGAAAAAACCTTCTCTCAGTTCGGAAAGCTCGAGCGagtgaaaaaattaaaagactATGCTTTTGTCCATTTTGAAGAAAGGGATGCTGCCGTAAAG GCAATGGATGAGATGAACGGGAAGGAGCTAGGAGGAGAGGAAATTGAGATAGTCCTGGCAAAGCCCCCAgacaagaagaggaaagagCGCCAAGCAGCTCGGCAGACCACCAGGAATACAGG GTATGatgactactactactacccaCCTCCACGCATGCCGCCACCAGGCAGAGGCAGGGGGCGTGGTGGCCGAGGGGGCTATTCCTATCCACCAGATTACTATGGCTATGATGACTACTATGATGACTACTATGGTTACGACTATCATGACTACCGTGGTGGCTATGAAGACCCTTACTACGGCTACGAAGATGTGTACAGCATTAGGGGCCGTGGTACTCGTCCTAGCAGAGGGGGGCCTCCTCCACCTAGAGCTCGTGGAGCACCTCTGACACGAGGCCGGGGGGGCTACGCCCAAAGAGGGCCGCCCCTTGGTGGTCCAAGGGGCGGCCGAGGAGGGCGGGGAGCCCCTTTCCAGCCTCAGAGGGGTCGCGGTCCTCGCGGGGCCAGGGGCAATCGTGGTGGTAACGTCGGTGGGAAGAGGAAGGCAGACGTGTTTAACCAGCCTGACTCCAAGCGCCGCCAGACCAACAACCAACAGAACTGGGGGTCCCAGCCCATCGCCCAGCAGCCCCTGCAGCAAGGGGCCGACTATTCCG GTGGAGAAACATTGAGAGCGGCACCACTAGAATGA
- the LOC117956716 gene encoding heterogeneous nuclear ribonucleoprotein R isoform X1: protein MAAAEVNGSSAPAKEEEEPMDVTTTHTENYQTLIDAGLPQKVAESLDNIFQTGLVAYVDLDERAIDALREFNEEGALTVLQQFKESDLSHVQNKSAFLCGVMKTYRQREKQGSKVQESTKGPDEVKIKALLERTGYTLDVTTGQRKYGGPPPEDVFKGIQPGIGTEVFVGKIPRDLYEDELVPLFESAGDIWDLRLMMDPLSGQNRGYAFITYCNKDDAQKAVKLCDNHEIRPGKYLGVCISVANNRLFVGSIPKNKTRESILEDFGKVTEGLQEVILYHQPDDKKKNRGFCFLEYEDHKSAAQARRRLMSGKVKVWGNPVTVEWADPVAEPDPEVMAKVKVLFVRKLATAVTEELLEKTFSQFGKLERVKKLKDYAFVHFEERDAAVKAMDEMNGKELGGEEIEIVLAKPPDKKRKERQAARQTTRNTGYDDYYYYPPPRMPPPGRGRGRGGRGGYSYPPDYYGYDDYYDDYYGYDYHDYRGGYEDPYYGYEDVYSIRGRGTRPSRGGPPPPRARGAPLTRGRGGYAQRGPPLGGPRGGRGGRGAPFQPQRGRGPRGARGNRGGNVGGKRKADVFNQPDSKRRQTNNQQNWGSQPIAQQPLQQGADYSGNYGYSNDTMEFSQDSYGQQWK, encoded by the exons ATGGCTGCCGCTGAGGTAAACGGTAGCTCAGCCCCGGCtaaggaggaagaagagccCATGGATgtgacaacaacacacaccGAAAACTACCAGACACTTATTGACGCTGGGCTGCCCCAGAAAGTGGCTGAAAGTCTAGATAACATCTTCCAAACGG GCTTGGTGGCCTATGTTGATCTAGATGAAAGGGCCATTGATGCACTTCGTGAGTTCAATGAGGAGGGAGCACTTACTGTGCTTCAGCAATTCAAAGAGAGTGACCTGTCCCACGTACAG aATAAAAGTGCTTTCCTCTGTGGAGTCATGAAGActtacagacagagagaaaaacaaggaagTAAAGTACAAGAGTCCACAAAGGGCCCAGATGAGGtgaaaataaag gctCTGTTGGAGCGGACAGGATACACCCTGGATGTCACCACAGGGCAGAGAAAATATGGCGGTCCACCACCTGAGGATGTGTTCAAAGGAATACAACCAGGGATTGGAACTGAG GTGTTTGTTGGAAAAATTCCAAGGGATTTGTATGAAGATGAGCTGGTGCCGCTCTTTGAATCAGCTGGCGACATCTGGGACCTTCGGCTAATGATGGACCCTCTCTCTGGTCAGAATAGGGGTTACGCCTTCATCACATACTGCAATAAGGATGATGCACAAAAGGCTGTAAAGCTT tgtgaTAACCATGAAATCCGCCCTGGCAAGTACTTGGGAGTGTGTATATCTGTTGCAAACAATCGCCTGTTTGTTGGATCAATTCCAAAGAACAAGACAAGGGAAAGTATATTGGAAGACTTTGGCAAAGTTACAG AGGGGCTCCAAGAGGTTATATTGTACCACCAGCCCGATGACAAGAAGAAGAACCGTGGCTTCTGTTTCCTGGAGTACGAGGATCACAAGTCTGCAGCACAAGCTCGCCGCCGCCTAATGAGTGGCAAGGTCAAAGTGTGGGGGAACCCAGTCACTGTAGAGTGGGCTGACCCGGTTGCTGAGCCAGACCCGGAAGTCATGGCTAAG GTCAAGGTGCTTTTCGTAAGAAAGCTGGCCACAGCAGTGACGGAAGAGCTCCTCGAAAAAACCTTCTCTCAGTTCGGAAAGCTCGAGCGagtgaaaaaattaaaagactATGCTTTTGTCCATTTTGAAGAAAGGGATGCTGCCGTAAAG GCAATGGATGAGATGAACGGGAAGGAGCTAGGAGGAGAGGAAATTGAGATAGTCCTGGCAAAGCCCCCAgacaagaagaggaaagagCGCCAAGCAGCTCGGCAGACCACCAGGAATACAGG GTATGatgactactactactacccaCCTCCACGCATGCCGCCACCAGGCAGAGGCAGGGGGCGTGGTGGCCGAGGGGGCTATTCCTATCCACCAGATTACTATGGCTATGATGACTACTATGATGACTACTATGGTTACGACTATCATGACTACCGTGGTGGCTATGAAGACCCTTACTACGGCTACGAAGATGTGTACAGCATTAGGGGCCGTGGTACTCGTCCTAGCAGAGGGGGGCCTCCTCCACCTAGAGCTCGTGGAGCACCTCTGACACGAGGCCGGGGGGGCTACGCCCAAAGAGGGCCGCCCCTTGGTGGTCCAAGGGGCGGCCGAGGAGGGCGGGGAGCCCCTTTCCAGCCTCAGAGGGGTCGCGGTCCTCGCGGGGCCAGGGGCAATCGTGGTGGTAACGTCGGTGGGAAGAGGAAGGCAGACGTGTTTAACCAGCCTGACTCCAAGCGCCGCCAGACCAACAACCAACAGAACTGGGGGTCCCAGCCCATCGCCCAGCAGCCCCTGCAGCAAGGGGCCGACTATTCCGGTAACTATGGTTACAGTAATGACACCATGGAGTTTTCACAGGATTCTTATGGGCAGCAGTGGAAGTAG